One stretch of Chaetodon auriga isolate fChaAug3 chromosome 18, fChaAug3.hap1, whole genome shotgun sequence DNA includes these proteins:
- the pex3 gene encoding peroxisomal biogenesis factor 3, with protein sequence MFSSVWNFIKRHKRKFIFTGAVVGGVYFLGKYAQKKIREVQEKEATEYIAQARRQFHFEVNQRTCNMTVLSMLPPLKEAIINQLNSESLTALLKTKPANKLEIWEDLKIISFTRTIVGVYSTCMLVVLLRVQLNIIGGYLYLDNTAGKNTKTPLAPPDVQQQYLSSIQYLLGDGLTELMTVVKKAVQNSLGSMSLKQSLSLLDLEQQLSWIRAEVESGSERPLSCYMLADDENVLADQACGLTENDAVTIKLLNETRDMLDSPDFSTVLNACLNRGFSRLLDNLAEFFRPPPGDSSPSSAPDSLSVVSLPLAKIIPIINGQINTICSETPSHFVQDLLMNDQVKEFSASVYETFSMPLELQK encoded by the exons atgttttcatctgtctgGAATTTTATTAAACGCCACAAGAGGAAATTTATTTTCACCGGAGCTGTAGTTGGAG GTGTGTACTTCCTGGGTAAATATGCCCAGAAGAAGATCAGGGAGGTCCAGGAGAAGGAGGCGACAGAGTACATCGCTCAGGCCAGACGACAGTTCCACTTTGAGGTCAACCAGAGGACCTGCAACATGACGG tGCTGTCTATGCTCCCTCCGCTGAAAGAAGCCATCATCAATCAGCTGAATTCAGAAAGCCTGACTGCGCTGCTCAAGACCAA ACCAGCCAATAAGCTGGAAATCTGGGAAGATTTAAAGATCATCA GTTTTACCCGCACCATCGTGGGCGTGTACAGCACCTGCATGCTGGTGGTTCTGCTCAGAGTCCAGCTGAACATCATCGGAGGATACCTGTACCTGGACAACACTGCAGGCAAGAACACGAAG ACTCCTCTGGCTCCCCCAGACGTCCAGCAGCAGTACCTGTCCAGTATCCAATATCTACTGGGAGACG GTTTGACCGAGCTGATGACCGTAGTTAAGAAAGCAGTGCAGAATTCACTGGGAAG CATGTCCCTGAAGCAGAGCCTGTCTCTGCTGGATCTGGAGCAGCAGTTGAGCTGGATCCGAGCGGAGGTGGAGTCCGGCTCCGAGCGGCCGCTGTCCTGTTACATGCTGGCCGACGATGAGAACGTGCTCGCCGACCAG GCGTGCGGGCTGACGGAAAACGACGCCGTGACCATCAAGCTGCTCAACGAGACCAGAGACATGTTGGACAG CCCAGACTTCAGCACAGTCCTGAACGCCTGCTTGAACCGAGGCTTCTCTCGGCTTCTCGACAACCTGGCCGAGTTCTTCCGCCCGCCCCCCGGTGACTCCTCCCCCAGCTCTGCACCTGATAG cctgtCTGTAGTCAGTCTGCCGCTGGCTAAGATCATCCCCATCATCAACGGTCAGATCAACACCATCTGCAGTGAGACTCCCAGCCACTTTGTTCAG GACTTGCTGATGAACGACCAGGTCAAGGAGTTCTCGGCCAGCGTGTACGAGACCTTCAGCATGCCgctggagctgcagaaataA
- the adat2 gene encoding tRNA-specific adenosine deaminase 2 has protein sequence MGTEEGSSETFYPSDEEIEKWMDSAFDMAKDALENGEVPVGCLMVYNDEVVGKGRNEVNETKNATRHAEMVALDQLLDWCRRGSLDVSGVCERTALYVTVEPCIMCAAALRLLNIPVVVYGCRNERFGGCGSVVDVSSAHLPQTGSTFKCVSGHRAEEAVELLKTFYKQENPNAPKPKSRKD, from the exons ATGGGAACAGAGGAGGGTTCGTCGGAGACTTTTTATCCGAGTGATGAGGAAATTGAGAAGTGGATGGACAGCGCTTTTGATATG gCCAAAGACGCTCTGGAGAATGGAGAGGTGCCGGTTGGATGTCTGATGGTCTACAACGATGAAGTCGTGGGCAAAGGACGGAATGAAGTCAACGAGACCAAAAAT gccaCTCGCCACGCTGAGATGGTGGCCCTGGACCAGCTCCTGGACTGGTGTCGCCGCGGCAGCCTGGATGTGAGCGGCGTGTGCGAGCGGACGGCGCTGTACGTCACCGTGGAGCCGTGCATCATGTGTGCTGCGGCGCTGCGCCTGCTCA ACATCCCCGTGGTGGTGTACGGCTGCAGGAACGAGCGCTTCGGAGGCTGCGGTTCAGTCGTGGACGTTTCCTCTGCACACTTACCTCAGACTGGGTCCACCTTCAAG tgtgtttcaggtcacagagcagaagaagctgtggagctgctgaagacTTTCTACAAACAGGAGAATCCAAACG ccCCGAAACCCAAATCAAGGAAGGACTGA